The proteins below come from a single Streptomyces spongiicola genomic window:
- the hutI gene encoding imidazolonepropionase has translation MGSTLITRIGTLVTNDPALGDGGPLGRIEDAALVLDGGTVAWAGRAADAPAADEVHDAEGRAVVPGFVDSHSHLVFAGDRTAEFNARMSGRSYSAGGIRTTVAATRAASDEALEANLTHYLDEALHQGTTTFETKSGYGLTVADEARALRIAARHTEEVTYLGAHIVSPDYADDPAGYVALVTGEMLDACAPHARWVDVFCEKGAFDGDQARAVLTAGMAKGLVPRVHANQLTHGPGVQLAVELDAASADHCTHLTRADVDALASGNTVATLLPGAEFSTRAEWPDARRLLDAGATVALSTDCNPGSSFTSSMPFCIALAVRDMGMTPDEAVWSATAGGAAALRRTDIGRLSPGARADLTVLDAPSHVHLAYRPGVPLVHAVWRRGARAV, from the coding sequence ATGGGCAGCACCCTCATCACCCGCATCGGCACCCTCGTCACCAACGATCCCGCCCTCGGCGACGGCGGCCCGCTGGGCCGGATCGAGGACGCCGCCCTCGTCCTCGACGGCGGTACCGTCGCCTGGGCCGGCCGCGCGGCGGACGCGCCCGCCGCCGACGAGGTGCACGACGCGGAGGGCCGCGCCGTCGTCCCCGGCTTCGTCGACTCGCACTCCCACCTCGTCTTCGCCGGCGACCGCACCGCCGAGTTCAACGCCCGTATGTCGGGCCGCTCGTACTCGGCCGGCGGGATCAGGACCACCGTCGCCGCGACCCGCGCCGCCTCCGACGAGGCGCTGGAGGCGAACCTCACGCACTATCTGGACGAGGCGCTTCACCAGGGAACCACCACGTTCGAGACCAAGTCGGGGTACGGGCTCACCGTGGCGGACGAGGCGCGTGCCCTGCGCATCGCCGCGCGGCACACCGAGGAGGTGACCTACCTCGGCGCCCACATCGTGTCCCCCGACTACGCCGACGACCCCGCAGGGTACGTCGCGCTCGTGACCGGCGAGATGCTCGACGCCTGCGCCCCGCACGCCCGCTGGGTCGACGTGTTCTGCGAGAAGGGCGCGTTCGACGGGGACCAGGCCCGGGCCGTCCTCACCGCGGGCATGGCCAAGGGGCTCGTTCCCCGCGTGCACGCCAACCAGCTCACCCACGGCCCCGGCGTGCAGCTCGCCGTCGAGCTGGACGCGGCGTCCGCCGACCACTGCACCCACCTCACCCGGGCGGACGTCGACGCCCTGGCGAGCGGCAACACGGTCGCGACCCTGCTCCCGGGCGCCGAGTTCTCCACCCGCGCCGAGTGGCCCGACGCCCGGCGGCTGCTCGACGCGGGGGCGACCGTCGCGCTGTCGACCGACTGCAACCCCGGCTCGTCGTTCACCTCCTCCATGCCGTTCTGCATCGCCTTGGCGGTGAGGGACATGGGGATGACGCCGGACGAGGCCGTCTGGTCGGCGACGGCGGGCGGGGCCGCCGCACTGCGCCGGACCGACATCGGCCGTCTCTCGCCCGGCGCCCGCGCCGACCTGACCGTCCTGGACGCTCCGAGCCATGTCCACCTGGCCTACCGCCCCGGCGTTCCGCTGGTCCACGCCGTGTGGCGCCGGGGAGCGCGAGCGGTCTGA
- a CDS encoding PPOX class F420-dependent oxidoreductase — MNGDEFDPRTLLSESRIGVLATIKSDGRPQLSPVMPYYDREADVIYVSVTEGRAKTANLRRDPRAALEVTGPDGWSWATAEGTVTLTGPGTAPDGPEVEALVTYYRRAAGEHPDWDEYRSAMVSDRRVLMTMPVEHVYGARIR; from the coding sequence ATGAACGGTGACGAGTTCGACCCGCGCACACTCCTCTCGGAGAGCCGTATCGGCGTCCTGGCCACCATCAAGTCGGACGGGCGACCGCAGCTCTCGCCGGTCATGCCGTACTACGACCGGGAGGCCGACGTGATCTACGTGTCGGTGACCGAGGGGCGGGCCAAGACGGCGAACCTGCGGCGGGATCCGCGCGCCGCGTTGGAGGTGACCGGCCCCGACGGCTGGTCCTGGGCGACCGCCGAGGGGACGGTGACGCTCACCGGTCCGGGCACGGCCCCGGACGGGCCGGAGGTGGAGGCGCTGGTGACGTACTACCGTCGCGCTGCCGGTGAGCATCCGGACTGGGACGAGTACCGCTCCGCGATGGTGTCCGACCGCAGGGTGCTCATGACGATGCCCGTCGAGCACGTGTACGGCGCGCGGATCCGCTGA
- a CDS encoding formimidoylglutamate deiminase, which yields MQVTTYWLEHAWLGAHVEPGVALDVADGRITAVRTGTGAPEPGAVVLRGLTVPGLANAHSHAFHRALRGVVQMGSGTFWTWRDVMYRTAARLTPENYHALARAVYAEMALAGITVVGEFHYVHHAPGGRPYADPNAMGEALIAAAADAGIRITLLDTAYLSSAIGDRHGGEPPNRHQLRFSDGTADAWAERVSLLKGGELARIGAAIHSVRAVPAAQLPTVAGWAAEHAAPLHVHLSEQTAENEACLAVHGCTPARLLADHGVLGRRTTGVHNTHLTDGDIRLLGGSGTGTCMCPTTERDLADGIGPARTLQEAGSPLSLGSDSHAVIDLLEEARAMETDERLRTRTRGHWTAASLLRAATADGCAALGWDDAGLLEPGALADFSTVALDSVRTAGPLPRLGAETAVFAATSADIRHTVVAGRHVVRDGVHTLVPDVPSALSEAIGTLRG from the coding sequence GTGCAGGTGACGACGTACTGGCTGGAGCACGCCTGGCTCGGCGCACATGTCGAGCCGGGGGTCGCCCTCGACGTCGCGGACGGCCGGATCACGGCCGTCCGCACCGGGACGGGTGCCCCGGAACCGGGCGCCGTGGTACTGCGCGGCCTGACGGTGCCCGGACTCGCGAACGCCCACTCGCACGCCTTCCACCGGGCACTGCGCGGTGTGGTGCAGATGGGCTCCGGGACCTTCTGGACCTGGCGCGACGTCATGTACCGGACCGCGGCCCGGCTGACCCCGGAGAACTACCACGCGCTGGCGCGCGCCGTGTACGCGGAGATGGCGCTGGCGGGGATCACGGTCGTCGGCGAGTTCCACTACGTGCACCACGCGCCCGGCGGCCGCCCGTACGCCGACCCCAACGCGATGGGCGAGGCGCTGATCGCGGCGGCGGCGGACGCGGGCATCCGCATCACCCTCCTCGACACGGCTTACCTGTCCTCGGCCATCGGCGACAGGCACGGCGGGGAGCCCCCGAACCGGCACCAGCTCCGCTTCTCCGACGGCACCGCCGACGCGTGGGCCGAGCGGGTGTCCCTCCTCAAGGGCGGGGAACTGGCCAGGATCGGCGCCGCGATCCATTCCGTACGCGCGGTGCCGGCGGCCCAGCTGCCCACGGTGGCCGGCTGGGCGGCGGAGCACGCCGCGCCCCTGCACGTCCATCTCTCCGAGCAGACCGCCGAGAACGAGGCGTGCCTGGCGGTCCACGGCTGCACGCCCGCGCGGCTCCTCGCCGACCACGGCGTACTCGGCCGGCGCACCACGGGCGTCCACAACACCCATCTGACGGACGGGGACATCCGCCTCCTCGGCGGCAGCGGGACCGGCACCTGCATGTGCCCGACCACCGAACGGGATCTCGCCGACGGGATCGGCCCCGCCAGGACCCTCCAGGAGGCGGGCTCACCGCTGTCGCTCGGCAGCGACAGCCACGCGGTGATCGACCTCCTCGAGGAGGCCCGCGCGATGGAGACGGACGAGCGGTTGCGCACCCGCACCCGCGGCCACTGGACGGCCGCCTCGCTGCTGCGCGCCGCCACCGCCGACGGGTGCGCGGCACTCGGGTGGGACGACGCGGGACTGCTGGAGCCCGGCGCGCTCGCCGACTTCAGCACCGTTGCGCTGGACTCGGTGCGCACGGCCGGCCCGCTGCCCCGGCTGGGCGCGGAGACCGCGGTCTTCGCCGCCACCTCCGCGGACATCCGGCACACGGTCGTGGCCGGGCGCCATGTCGTACGCGACGGCGTCCACACCCTGGTGCCGGACGTGCCGTCGGCCCTGTCGGAGGCGATCGGGACGCTGAGGGGCTGA
- a CDS encoding allantoate amidohydrolase: MWSELRRIGRDADSGGYRRHAWTGADADCRNWFQEQAEARGLVYETDRNGNQWAWLGGPPPASVGGTPTPASGGTPTPASVGGTPTPASVGGTGNVSASGRSTPGAPAVGDAVVTGSHLDSVPDGGAFDGPLGVVSAFAALDELRRRGAEFTRPFAITNFADEEGARFGLACVGSRLAAGQLTREQAYALRDADGVCLPEAMEAAGLDPGTIGADPERLARVGAFVELHVEQGRALDVSGDPVGIASAIWPHGRWRFDFRGEANHAGTTRLADRRDPMPTYAETVLAARREAELAGAVATFGKVSVEPNGVNAIPSLVRGWLDSRAADQAVLDAVVSAIEQAAKDRAERDGVDLAVVRESFTPVVEFGHALRDEIGRLLGGRVPLLGTGAGHDAGILSAAVPTAMLFVRNPTGVSHSPAEYAAEDDCVAGVLALADVLEGLACR; the protein is encoded by the coding sequence ATGTGGTCCGAGCTGCGGCGCATCGGCCGGGACGCGGACAGCGGCGGTTACCGGCGCCATGCCTGGACCGGTGCCGACGCCGACTGCCGCAACTGGTTCCAGGAGCAGGCCGAGGCCCGCGGGCTCGTCTACGAGACCGACCGCAACGGCAACCAGTGGGCCTGGCTCGGCGGGCCTCCCCCTGCCTCCGTCGGGGGCACCCCCACCCCTGCCTCCGGGGGTACCCCCACCCCTGCCTCCGTCGGGGGTACCCCCACCCCTGCCTCCGTCGGGGGCACCGGGAACGTGTCTGCCTCGGGCCGGAGCACCCCAGGCGCCCCCGCCGTCGGGGACGCCGTGGTCACCGGCTCACACCTTGACTCCGTCCCCGACGGGGGCGCCTTCGACGGGCCCCTCGGCGTCGTCTCCGCCTTCGCCGCGCTCGACGAACTGCGCCGCAGGGGAGCGGAGTTCACCCGGCCCTTCGCGATCACCAACTTCGCCGACGAGGAGGGCGCCCGCTTCGGCCTGGCCTGCGTCGGTTCCCGCCTCGCGGCCGGGCAGCTGACCAGGGAGCAGGCGTACGCACTGCGGGACGCCGACGGGGTGTGCCTGCCGGAGGCGATGGAGGCGGCCGGCCTCGACCCCGGGACCATCGGCGCCGACCCCGAACGCCTGGCCCGCGTCGGCGCCTTCGTGGAACTCCATGTCGAGCAGGGCCGGGCCCTGGACGTCTCGGGCGACCCCGTCGGCATCGCCAGCGCCATCTGGCCGCACGGCCGCTGGCGCTTCGACTTCCGGGGCGAGGCGAACCATGCGGGCACCACCCGCCTCGCCGACCGCCGCGACCCGATGCCGACGTACGCGGAGACCGTCCTCGCGGCCCGCCGCGAGGCCGAACTGGCGGGCGCGGTCGCCACCTTCGGCAAGGTCTCCGTCGAGCCGAACGGCGTCAACGCCATCCCGTCCCTCGTCCGCGGCTGGCTCGACTCGCGCGCCGCCGACCAGGCCGTGCTCGACGCGGTCGTCTCCGCGATCGAGCAGGCCGCGAAGGACCGCGCCGAGCGCGACGGCGTCGACCTCGCAGTCGTCCGGGAGTCGTTCACCCCGGTCGTCGAGTTCGGCCACGCCCTGCGCGACGAGATCGGCCGGCTGCTGGGCGGACGGGTTCCGCTGCTCGGCACGGGGGCCGGACACGACGCCGGAATCCTGTCCGCGGCCGTGCCGACCGCCATGCTGTTCGTACGGAACCCGACGGGCGTCTCCCACTCCCCGGCCGAGTACGCCGCCGAGGACGACTGCGTCGCCGGGGTCCTCGCACTCGCCGACGTACTGGAGGGCCTCGCGTGCAGGTGA
- the hutU gene encoding urocanate hydratase: MSGPRPVRAPRGTELSALGWQQEAALRMLQNNLDPEVAEHPDKLVVYGGTGKAARDWRSFDAMVRTLRTLKQDETMLVQSGRPVGVMQTHEWAPRVLIANSNLVGDWANWEEFRRLEALGLTMYGQMTAGSWIYIGTQGILQGTYETFAAVAAGKFGGTLAGTITLTAGLGGMGGAQPLAVTMNDGVAICVDCDPRAIDRRIEHRYLDVRADGLEHALQLATEARDARRPLSVGVLGNAAELVPQLLAMNAPIDIVTDQTSAHDPLAYLPAGVDFGDMASYAAKDPAGFTTRARESMARHVEAMVGFMDAGAEVFDYGNSIRGEARLAGYERAFAFPGFVPAYIRPLFCEGRGPFRWAALSGDPSDIARTDKAILELFPENESLARWIRMAGERVHFQGLPARICWLGYGERDRAGERFNDMVASGELRAPLAIGRDHLDCGSVASPYRETEAMLDGSDAIADWPLLNAMVNVASGASWVSIHHGGGVGMGRSIHAGQVTVADGTELGAEKIRRVLTNDPGMGVIRHVDAGYDIAESVSEAKGVRVPMREGDSR; the protein is encoded by the coding sequence ATGTCTGGACCCCGCCCGGTACGGGCACCGCGTGGTACGGAACTGAGCGCCCTCGGGTGGCAGCAGGAAGCCGCGCTGCGCATGCTCCAGAACAACCTCGACCCGGAGGTCGCCGAGCACCCCGACAAGCTCGTCGTGTACGGCGGCACGGGCAAGGCCGCCCGTGACTGGCGCTCCTTCGACGCGATGGTCCGCACGCTCCGGACGCTGAAGCAGGACGAGACGATGCTCGTCCAGTCGGGCCGCCCGGTCGGCGTGATGCAGACCCACGAGTGGGCGCCCCGTGTGCTGATCGCCAACTCCAACCTCGTCGGCGACTGGGCGAACTGGGAGGAGTTCCGGCGTCTGGAGGCCCTCGGACTCACCATGTACGGGCAGATGACCGCGGGCTCCTGGATCTACATCGGCACCCAGGGCATCCTCCAGGGCACGTACGAGACCTTCGCCGCCGTGGCGGCCGGGAAGTTCGGCGGCACACTGGCCGGGACGATCACGCTGACCGCCGGACTCGGCGGGATGGGCGGCGCCCAGCCGCTCGCCGTCACCATGAACGACGGCGTCGCCATCTGCGTCGACTGCGACCCCCGGGCCATCGATCGCCGCATCGAGCACCGCTACCTCGACGTGAGGGCCGACGGTCTCGAGCACGCGCTCCAGCTGGCCACCGAGGCCCGTGACGCCCGCCGCCCGCTGTCCGTCGGTGTGCTCGGCAACGCGGCCGAACTGGTGCCGCAGCTGCTCGCGATGAACGCGCCGATCGACATCGTCACCGACCAGACCTCCGCGCATGATCCGCTGGCCTACCTGCCCGCCGGGGTCGACTTCGGCGACATGGCCTCGTATGCGGCGAAGGACCCGGCCGGGTTCACCACCCGCGCCCGCGAGTCCATGGCCCGGCACGTCGAGGCCATGGTCGGCTTCATGGACGCCGGCGCCGAGGTCTTCGACTACGGCAACTCGATCCGCGGCGAGGCGCGGCTGGCCGGCTACGAGCGGGCGTTCGCGTTCCCCGGCTTCGTCCCCGCCTACATCCGGCCCCTCTTCTGCGAGGGCAGGGGCCCGTTCCGCTGGGCCGCGCTCTCCGGCGACCCCTCCGACATCGCCCGGACCGACAAGGCGATCCTGGAACTCTTCCCGGAGAACGAGTCCCTGGCGCGCTGGATCAGGATGGCGGGCGAGCGCGTCCACTTCCAGGGCCTTCCCGCCCGCATCTGCTGGCTCGGCTACGGTGAGCGGGACCGCGCGGGCGAGCGCTTCAACGACATGGTCGCGAGCGGTGAACTCAGGGCCCCGCTGGCCATCGGGCGCGACCACCTCGACTGCGGCTCGGTGGCCTCCCCGTACCGCGAGACCGAGGCGATGCTCGACGGCTCGGACGCCATCGCCGACTGGCCGCTGCTGAACGCCATGGTCAACGTCGCATCCGGCGCCTCCTGGGTCTCGATCCACCACGGCGGCGGCGTCGGCATGGGGCGCTCCATCCACGCCGGCCAGGTCACCGTCGCGGACGGCACCGAACTCGGCGCCGAGAAGATCCGCCGGGTGCTGACGAACGACCCCGGGATGGGCGTCATCCGGCATGTCGACGCCGGCTACGACATCGCGGAGTCCGTCTCCGAGGCGAAGGGCGTGCGTGTCCCGATGCGGGAGGGTGACTCCCGGTGA
- a CDS encoding type III PLP-dependent enzyme domain-containing protein, whose product MAHLASDRRDQAVRAAVEQGLLTETDPVVALVDIAGVRASAAALRSAFEEVTGAPVLHAFAVKAAPLVPVLRLLDSEGIGAEVASPGELALALAAGVRPERIVLDSPAKTRTELAEALRLGIAVNADNLQELDRIDALAGTGTATGTATGTATGAGVEPRTGAGAGSGLGPGSGGARLGLRVNAQIGAGAIGALSTATATSKFGVALRDEGARDRVVRACLDRPWLTRLHTHSGSQGLGLELMAQGVLAVYELAEEINAAAGRQQIDTVDIGGGLPVNFASDEEAPTFADYARTLRDAAPGLFDGRYGLVTEFGRSLLAKHGTVLARVEYTKTSGARPIAVTHAGVQVATRTVYDPASWPLRIAAYDAKGAPRTGDAVVQDIAGPACFAGDLLAEARELPLLEPGDTVAALDTGAYYFSSHYAYNSLARPGVHGFTADAGGVRFTTVRAPQTVEEIVAESGGDRPDALL is encoded by the coding sequence ATGGCTCATCTGGCTTCAGACCGTCGTGACCAGGCCGTACGAGCAGCCGTGGAGCAGGGCCTGCTCACCGAGACCGACCCCGTCGTCGCACTGGTCGACATCGCCGGCGTCCGCGCCTCGGCCGCCGCGCTGCGGAGCGCCTTCGAGGAGGTGACGGGCGCCCCGGTCCTGCACGCCTTCGCCGTGAAGGCCGCGCCGCTGGTGCCGGTGCTGCGGCTGCTGGACTCGGAGGGCATCGGCGCGGAGGTCGCGAGCCCGGGCGAGCTGGCGCTTGCGCTGGCCGCCGGTGTGCGGCCGGAGCGGATCGTGCTGGACTCCCCCGCCAAGACCCGGACCGAGCTGGCCGAGGCACTGCGCCTGGGGATCGCCGTCAACGCCGACAACCTCCAGGAACTCGACCGCATCGACGCGCTGGCCGGAACGGGAACCGCCACCGGGACCGCCACCGGGACCGCCACCGGAGCCGGCGTCGAACCCCGGACCGGAGCCGGAGCCGGTAGCGGACTCGGGCCCGGCTCCGGTGGCGCGCGGCTCGGGCTGCGCGTCAACGCGCAGATCGGCGCCGGCGCGATCGGTGCGCTGTCCACCGCCACCGCGACCTCGAAGTTCGGCGTCGCCCTGCGCGACGAGGGAGCGCGCGATCGCGTGGTGCGCGCCTGCCTCGACCGGCCCTGGCTGACCCGGCTGCACACCCACTCCGGCTCGCAGGGGCTGGGGCTGGAGCTCATGGCCCAGGGCGTCCTGGCGGTGTACGAACTGGCCGAGGAGATCAACGCGGCCGCCGGCCGGCAGCAGATCGACACCGTCGACATCGGCGGCGGGCTGCCGGTCAACTTCGCCTCCGACGAGGAGGCCCCCACCTTCGCCGACTACGCAAGGACGCTGCGGGACGCGGCCCCCGGGCTGTTCGACGGCCGCTACGGGCTGGTCACCGAGTTCGGCCGGTCGCTGCTCGCCAAGCACGGCACGGTCCTCGCCCGCGTCGAGTACACCAAGACCAGCGGCGCCCGGCCCATCGCCGTCACCCATGCGGGGGTGCAGGTCGCCACCCGCACCGTCTACGACCCGGCGTCATGGCCGCTGCGGATCGCCGCGTACGACGCGAAGGGCGCGCCCAGGACCGGTGACGCCGTGGTCCAGGACATCGCGGGGCCGGCCTGCTTCGCAGGCGACCTGCTGGCGGAGGCGCGGGAGCTGCCCCTGCTGGAGCCGGGTGACACGGTCGCCGCGCTGGACACCGGCGCCTACTACTTCAGCAGCCACTACG